A stretch of DNA from Catenulispora acidiphila DSM 44928:
GCGCCGGACGCCACGCTGGCGCAGGTGGACGCACTGTGTGCGAAGTACCGCATCTCCGGCCTGCCGGTGATCGCTCCGGACGGCACCCTGCTGGGCATCATCACCAACCGCGACCTGCGCTTCGAGGTGGACAAGTCGCGCCGGGTGGCCGACGTCATGACGCCGATGCCGCTGGTGACCGGGCCCGCCGGGATAAGCGGCGAGGACGCGATGAAGCTGCTGGCGCAGCACAAGATCGAGAAGCTCCCGCTGGTCACCGGCGATGGCAAGCTGTCCGGTCTGATCACCGTCAAGGACTTCGACAAGAGCGAGAAGTATCCGCTCGCCACCAAGGACGAGAACGGCCGCCTGCGCGTCGGCGCGGCGATCGGCTTCCTCGGCGACTCCTTCGAGCGCGCCCAGGCCCTGATGCACGCCGGCGTCGACTTCCTGGTCATCGACAGCGCGCACGGCCACTCCAAGGTCGAGCTGGACATGATCGCCAAGGTCAAGGCCGAGGCACCGCACATCGACGTGATCGCCGGCAACGTGGTCACCGGCGCCGGCGGCCGCGCGCTGATCGACGCCGGCGCGGACGCGATCAAGGTCGGCGTGGGCCCGGGCTCCATCTGCACCACCCGCGTGGTGGCCGGTGTCGGCATGCCCCAGGTGACCGCCGTCTACGAGGTCGCCGAGGCGGCCCGGGAGCACGGCGTCCCGGTGATCGCCGACGGCGGCCTGCAGTACTCCGGCGACATCGGCAAGGCGATCGCCGCCGGCGCCGACTCGGTGATGCTCGGCTCGCTGCTGGCCGGCTGCGAGGAGTCCCCCGGCGAGCTGCTGTTCATCAACGGCAAGCAGTTCAAGTCCTACCGCGGCATGGGCTCGCTCGCCGCGATGCAGTCCCGCGGCGAGAACAAGTCCTACTCCAAGGACCGCTACTTCCAGGGCGACGTGGAGTCCGACGAGAAGCTGATCGCCGAGGGCATCGAGGGTCAGGTCCCCTACCGCGGCCCGCTGGCCGCCGTGGTGCTGCAGCTGATCGGCGGCCTGCGCCAGTCCATGCTCTACTGCGGCGCGCACGCCATCCCGCAGCTGCAGGACGCGCAGCTGGTCCGGATCACCGCCGCGGGCCTGCGCGAGAGCCACCCGCACGACATCCAGATGACGGTCGAGGCGCCGAACTACTCCAAGCGCTGACCAGATAAAGCACCCGACGGCCCGACGCGATAGCGTCGGGCCGTAAGCACGCTCAGAGAAAAGAAGTCGAGGTATTCCAGGTGACCGAGGTCGAGATCGGCCGGGCCAAGCGTGGCCGCCGCGCCTACGGGTTCGACGATGTGGCGGTCGTGCCGTCGCGCCGCACCCGGGACCCCGAAGAGGTCTCCATCGCCTGGCAGATCGACGCCTACCGGTTCGACACGCCGTTCATGGCCGCCCCGATGGACAGCGTGGTGTCCCCGGCGACCGCGATCCAGATCGGCAAGCTCGGCGGTGTGGGCGTCCTGAACCTCGAGGGTCTGTGGACCCGCTACGAGAACCCTGAGCCGCTGCTGCAGGAGATCGCGGACCTGCCGGCCGGCGCCTCCACCAAGCGTCTGCAGGAGATCTACAGCGCACCGGTGCAGCCGGAGCTGATCTTCGCGCGAATCAAGGAGATCCGCGCCGCCGGGGTCACTGTGGCCGGCGCGCTGTCGCCGCAACTCACTGCGGAGTTCCACTCCGTCGCGGTCTCCGCGGGTCTGGACATGTTGGTTATCCGCGGGACCACAGTGTCCGCCGAGCACGTGTCGGCCAACGCCGAGCCGCTGAATCTCAAGCAGTTCATCTACGAGCTCGACATTCCCGTCGTGGTCGGCGGCTGCGCGACCTACCAGGCGGCGCTGCACCTGATGCGCGCCGGCGCTGCGGGCATCCTCGTGGGCTTCGGCGGCGGCTCGACCCAGACCACCCGCGACGTCCTGGGCATCGAGGTGCCGATGGCCTCCGCGGTCTCCGACGTCGCCGCCGCGCGCCGCGACTACCTGGACGAGTCCGGCGGCCGCTATGTGCACGTCGTCGCCGACGGCGCCATGGGCATCTCCGGCGACATCACCAAGGCGATCGCCTGCGGCGCGGACGCGGTGATGATCGGCTCGCCGCTGGCCCGGGCCGCCGAGGCGCCGGGGCGCGGCTTCCACTGGGGCGCCGAGGCGTACCACGCGTCCGTTCCGCGCGGGCACCGCACCGCGGTCGGCACTGTGGGGACGCTGGAGGAGATCCTGGTCGGTCCGTCCTCCTCTCCGGACGGCACCATGAACCTCGCCGGTGCGCTGCGCCGCGCGATGGGCACCTGCGGCTACACCGAGCTCAAGGGGTTCCAGCGGGTCGAGGTCACCATCGCGACCTGATCCGTCGGCGAACCCTGTGATCGGCTTCACGGGTGACGTACCGCATGTGATCGCGTGCGGCGTCCCTCATTAGGGCAGGCTTGTACCGTGCGTAGTTTGCGGTTGGGTCCGGTAGAGCGTGAGGCGGCGCTGTCCGCCATGGCTGAGCGCGAGCTCGACGTCGTGGTCGTGGGCGGCGGGGTCGTGGGAACCGGGACGGCGTTGGACGCCGCGACCCGGGGTTTGAGCGTGGGTCTGCTGGAGGCGCGGGACTGGGCGTCGGGGACGTCCTCCCGCTCCTCCAAACTCATCCACGGCGGTCTCCGCTATCTGGAGATGCTCGACTTCGGTTTGGTCCGCGAGGCGTTGAAGGAGCGCGGGCTGCTGTTGGAGCGGCTGGCTCCGCACCTGGTGCGTCCGGTGCCGTTCCTCTATCCCCTGACAGGTCGTGGCTGGGAACGCCTCTACGCGGGTTCCGGTGTGGCGCTGTACGACGGCATGGCCACGTCGTCGAGCCACGGCAGAGGTCTGCCTCTGCACCGGCAGCTGACGCGCCGCGCTGCGTTGCGTATCGCGCCCGCGCTTAAGCGTTCCTCGCTTGTGGGGGCGATCCAGTACTACGACGCGCAGGTGGACGACGCGCGGTACGTCACCTTCCTGGCGCGCACCGCGGCGAGCTACGGCGCGCATGTGGCGTCTCGGGCCCGCGTCACCGGCTTCCTGCGCGAGGGGGAGCGCGTCACCGGCGTTATCGCCAAGGACTTGGAGACCGGTAAGTCGATCGAGATCCGCGCCAAGCAGGTCGTGAACGCGACTGGCGTGTGGACCGACGAGACGCAGGCGTTGGTGGGGGAGCGCGGACGCTTCCATGTGCGCTCCTCTAAGGGAATCCACTTGGTGGTTCCCAAGGACCGTATTCACTCCTCGAGCGGAATCATCCTGCGCACGGAGAAGTCCGTGCTGTTCGTCATCCCGTGGGACCGGCACTGGATCATCGGGACCACCGACACCGACTGGACGCTCGACAAGGCGCACCCGGCGGCGTCGCAGACCGACATCCAGTACCTGCTGGACCACGTGAACGCGGTGCTGAACGTGCCGCTGTCGCGCGCGGACGTCGAGGGCGTATACGCCGGACTCCGTCCGCTGCTGGCCGGCGAGTCGGACGAGACCTCGCAGCTGTCGCGGGAGCACATCGTCGCGCACGTCGTCCCCGGCCTGGTCGTCGTCGCCGGCGGCAAGTACACGACCTACCGCGTGATGGCGCAGGACGCCGTGGACGCGGCCGTCCACGGTCTGGGAGGCGGAGTGCCCGCCTCGATCACCGAGAACGTGCCGCTGCTCGGCGCGGACGGTTTCCAGGCGGTGTGGAACAACCGCGGACGCATCGCCGCGCGCAGCGGACTGCACGTCGCGCGCGTGGAGCACCTGCTGCACCGCTACGGCTCGCTGATCGACGAGGTCCTGGACCTGATGACCGAGCAGCCGGAACTGGCCGAGCCGCTGCCCGGCGCCGAGGACTATCTGAAGGCGGAGGTCGTCTACGCGGCAGCGGCCGAGGGCGCGCTGCACCTGGACGACGTCCTGGCGCGCCGCCTGCGGGTCTCCATCGAGACCTTCGACCGCGGCGTCGGCGCCGCCGAGCCCACCGCGCGCCTCATCGCCCCGGTCCTGGGCTGGACCGAGGAGCAGATCGCGCGCGAGGTGGAGCACTACGTGGCGCGGGTCGCCGCGGAGCGGGAGTCCCAGGAGCAGCCCGACGACGCCACCGCGGACGCCGCGCGGCTCGGCGCGCCGGACATCGTGCCGGTGAAGTAGCCGCCTCACGCGGCCGCTCGCGCAGACCCGCGGCAGATCCGGGCGGCCGCGCGGGAATCCGTTCAAGCGCGCGTGCTTTGATACCGACATGAGCCTTTACGACATCCCGATCAACACCCTCGACGGCAAGCCGGCCTCGCTGAAGGACTACGAGGGCAAGACCGTCCTGCTCGTCAACGTCGCCTCGCGCTGCGGCCTCACGCCGCAGTACGAAGGTCTGGAGCGGCTGCACGAGCGGTTCGCGGACCGCGGCTTCACCGTCGTCGGCGTTCCGTGCAACCAGTTCGGCGGCCAGGAGCCGGGTACCTCCGAGGAGATCCAGGAGTTCTGCTCGGCGACCTACGGCGTGACCTTCCCGCTCACCGAGAAGATCGACGTCAACGGCGACGAGCGCCACGCCCTTTACACCGAGCTCACCAAGGCGACCGACGCCGAGGGCGGCAACGGCGACATCCAGTGGAACTTTGAAAAGTTCTTGATCGGCTCCGACGGAACGGTGCTCAAGCGCTTCCGTCCGCGCACCGAGCCCGAGGCCGCCGAAGTGGTCGAGGCCATCGAGGCGGCGCTCCCGGCTTAGTCACGGGTAGTGACACGCGCCGCTGATCACGCCAGGATGGCGCTATGCCGCAGTGGAGTCCGGAGGAAATGCCGGATCTGACGGGGCGAGTCGCCATGGTCACGGGGGCCAGCAGCGGAATCGGGTTCCACACAGCGTTGGAACTCGCGCGTCACGGAGCCCGGACCCTGCTCGCCGTCCGTGATCCGAGCAGGGGAGAGTACGCGCGCGAGCGGATCACCGCGGTGGTCCCCTCCGCGCGCGGCCTCGTCGAGATCGTCGCGGTCGACCTGGCCAGCCTGGAATCGATCGAGGACGCCGCCGCCGACCTGGCCGACCGCACGGCGGCGGTGGACATCCTGGTGAACAACGCAGGGGTGATGGTGCCCGACGGCCACACCACCTCCGACGGCTTCGAGCTCCAGTTCGGGACCAACCACCTGGGGCACTTCGCCCTCACCGGCCGGGTGCTCCCGCTGCTGCTGGCCGCGGAGTCCGCGCGGGTCGTCACGATTTCCAGCCTCACGCACCGCCGCGCCCGGCCGTTCTGGGACTTCGAACCGGCGACGGCGAACTCCAAGGAGTCCTATACCGAAGCCGAGTGGCACCGGCACCGGGTCTCCGCTTATGGCCGCTCCAAGCTCGCCAACCTGCTCTTCGCCAAGGAGTTGGACCGCAAAGCGAAGCAGGCGCGGTTCCCCCTTGCGAGCATCGCCGCGCACCCCGGCTATACGGCTACCGGGCTGTTCGCCAAGACCTCCTTCAGCCGGCGCAACCGTGTCGTGTCCGGACTGTCCCACATGGTTACTTGGGCTACCGGTCAGAGTGCGGCCACAGGTGCGTGGCCCTCCTTATACGCGGCTACTCATGTAGACCTCTTCGGCGGCGAGTACATCGGTCCGCGCGGACCCGGGGAGATGCGTGGCGCACCTACGCGGGCCGTCATGAGTGCGATCGCGCAGGACGAGACCGTGGCCGCCATCTTGTGGGATCAGTCCGTCGCCGCCACCGGAGTGGGGTACGAGGAGCTGTCCCGCTAAGCGTTCGGCTATGCGTTCCCGCTAGGGAGTCTCTAGCTGCGTCGCCGAACGTCCGCGAAGATCCGTGAAAAAGCGGGGAACCGGCGCGGGAGTCGCTGCGTCCAAATGCCAGTGACCCAGACAGTGTCGGCTAGGAGATGGAGCGAAATGAAGCCCCTGGTGAAGTCCGTGGCGACCACCGCCGTCGTGCTTGCGGCGCTGGCCGGGTGTGCCTCCCGCAGTTCTGAGAGCTCCAGCGCGCCGGGTGCCGGCGGCGGCAGCACCAGCTCGTCGTCGTCCGCGTCGTCCCCGTCCTCGTCCTCCTCCTCGAGCCCGAGCACGCCGCCGTCGAGCAGCGGCCAGACCGGCTCGTCCAGCCCGTCGAACCCCTCCGAGCCCGGCACCGTGAAGTACGTCGCGCTGCAGGGCCTGTCCCTGGAGAAGGACGGCATCACCCTGGCCACCGAGGTGAACTGGGGCGGGTGCAACGACCAGCCGCAGCTCGTGGTGAAGAGCCAGGACGCGAGCAAGGTCGTGGTCGAGCTGAAGACCGTCTCGCACGCCCGCGTCGGCGTCATGTGCCCCGACTTCTCCCGCAACGGCGAGGCCACCGTGAAGCTGGACGCCCCGCTGGGCTCCCGCCAGGTGGTCGACGGCGTCAAGAACGTGGCCATCAGCGTCAGCTGAGGTCACGCCCCCGAGCGTCGGGCCCCTTCCGCAGTGCCTGGGACACGGAAGGGGCCCGACGTGCGTCCCGGCGCATGAGACCCCGGTCATGTGGATCTCCACACGTTGCCATCGACGGCTGACACCGGCGGGTTTTTCTGGGAGGCTCATCGCCATGACCGCCGACACCATCGATCCGGGCAACGGCATATCCGAGGACGCCCAGGACGTTCCGGCCGGCGCCGGTCCCCAGGATGCGACCCGCCTCGACAGCATCCACACCCGACTGTCGGCCGACCTGGTCGAGCGGCTCATCGGGAAAGTGGCCATCCACGGCGCGGTGGGCGGTCGGACGCAGTCCTACAGTCCGCTCACCGGCGAGCTCATCGCCGACTTCCCCGCCAGCGC
This window harbors:
- a CDS encoding glutathione peroxidase, whose translation is MSLYDIPINTLDGKPASLKDYEGKTVLLVNVASRCGLTPQYEGLERLHERFADRGFTVVGVPCNQFGGQEPGTSEEIQEFCSATYGVTFPLTEKIDVNGDERHALYTELTKATDAEGGNGDIQWNFEKFLIGSDGTVLKRFRPRTEPEAAEVVEAIEAALPA
- a CDS encoding oxidoreductase, coding for MPQWSPEEMPDLTGRVAMVTGASSGIGFHTALELARHGARTLLAVRDPSRGEYARERITAVVPSARGLVEIVAVDLASLESIEDAAADLADRTAAVDILVNNAGVMVPDGHTTSDGFELQFGTNHLGHFALTGRVLPLLLAAESARVVTISSLTHRRARPFWDFEPATANSKESYTEAEWHRHRVSAYGRSKLANLLFAKELDRKAKQARFPLASIAAHPGYTATGLFAKTSFSRRNRVVSGLSHMVTWATGQSAATGAWPSLYAATHVDLFGGEYIGPRGPGEMRGAPTRAVMSAIAQDETVAAILWDQSVAATGVGYEELSR
- the guaB gene encoding IMP dehydrogenase, giving the protein MSDAGLPAKFATLGLTYDDVLLVPAYSEVVPTELSTGTRLSRNITLNVPLISAAMDTVTEARMAIAMARQGGVGVLHRNLSIEAQAAQVDLVKRSESGMVTQPVTVAPDATLAQVDALCAKYRISGLPVIAPDGTLLGIITNRDLRFEVDKSRRVADVMTPMPLVTGPAGISGEDAMKLLAQHKIEKLPLVTGDGKLSGLITVKDFDKSEKYPLATKDENGRLRVGAAIGFLGDSFERAQALMHAGVDFLVIDSAHGHSKVELDMIAKVKAEAPHIDVIAGNVVTGAGGRALIDAGADAIKVGVGPGSICTTRVVAGVGMPQVTAVYEVAEAAREHGVPVIADGGLQYSGDIGKAIAAGADSVMLGSLLAGCEESPGELLFINGKQFKSYRGMGSLAAMQSRGENKSYSKDRYFQGDVESDEKLIAEGIEGQVPYRGPLAAVVLQLIGGLRQSMLYCGAHAIPQLQDAQLVRITAAGLRESHPHDIQMTVEAPNYSKR
- a CDS encoding glycerol-3-phosphate dehydrogenase/oxidase, which gives rise to MRSLRLGPVEREAALSAMAERELDVVVVGGGVVGTGTALDAATRGLSVGLLEARDWASGTSSRSSKLIHGGLRYLEMLDFGLVREALKERGLLLERLAPHLVRPVPFLYPLTGRGWERLYAGSGVALYDGMATSSSHGRGLPLHRQLTRRAALRIAPALKRSSLVGAIQYYDAQVDDARYVTFLARTAASYGAHVASRARVTGFLREGERVTGVIAKDLETGKSIEIRAKQVVNATGVWTDETQALVGERGRFHVRSSKGIHLVVPKDRIHSSSGIILRTEKSVLFVIPWDRHWIIGTTDTDWTLDKAHPAASQTDIQYLLDHVNAVLNVPLSRADVEGVYAGLRPLLAGESDETSQLSREHIVAHVVPGLVVVAGGKYTTYRVMAQDAVDAAVHGLGGGVPASITENVPLLGADGFQAVWNNRGRIAARSGLHVARVEHLLHRYGSLIDEVLDLMTEQPELAEPLPGAEDYLKAEVVYAAAAEGALHLDDVLARRLRVSIETFDRGVGAAEPTARLIAPVLGWTEEQIAREVEHYVARVAAERESQEQPDDATADAARLGAPDIVPVK
- a CDS encoding GuaB3 family IMP dehydrogenase-related protein gives rise to the protein MTEVEIGRAKRGRRAYGFDDVAVVPSRRTRDPEEVSIAWQIDAYRFDTPFMAAPMDSVVSPATAIQIGKLGGVGVLNLEGLWTRYENPEPLLQEIADLPAGASTKRLQEIYSAPVQPELIFARIKEIRAAGVTVAGALSPQLTAEFHSVAVSAGLDMLVIRGTTVSAEHVSANAEPLNLKQFIYELDIPVVVGGCATYQAALHLMRAGAAGILVGFGGGSTQTTRDVLGIEVPMASAVSDVAAARRDYLDESGGRYVHVVADGAMGISGDITKAIACGADAVMIGSPLARAAEAPGRGFHWGAEAYHASVPRGHRTAVGTVGTLEEILVGPSSSPDGTMNLAGALRRAMGTCGYTELKGFQRVEVTIAT